AACCCTGTTAGCTGTGGTGCTTGCCCTGTCCACCCTGGTTGGGTGCGGCAAGGCCGATAATGCCAGCCCTGGCGCAAATGGAGAAAGCAATGCTTCATCCCCGAATGCAGAGAAGGCTAATAGCTCTGAGGTCGTCAAGATCAAATACGTGGTTCCCGGGACCGAGCCTAAGGATTACCAAAAGGTGTTCCAGAAGGTCAATGAGAAGCTGGCTGCAGACGGTGTCGGCGTTGCCGTAGAGAAAATCTTCATCCCCTGGGATGCTTGGGACCAGAAGCTGAACCTGATGCTGTCCACCGGTGAAGAGTTCGATCTGTTTCATGTCATGCAGGACCGCACTCCTTTTTCCAATTACTATACCCGGGGTGCACTGGCAGATATCTCGGAAGAGATTGAGAAGTACGGAGCTAACCTGAAAAAGAATATTCCGGAGGATATCTTTAGCGGCGCAACCATCGGCGGGAAATATTATATCGTCCCCTCCTACTGGGTTGAAATGGCCAGCGAGGGCCAGTTCAATATCCGCCGCGACATTCTCCGCGAGAACAATTTGCAGGAGCCCACAACTCCGGCTGAGCTGATCAGCGCCTGGGAAGCGGTGATGAAGAACTGGAAGGGAAAGAACAAGCCTTACTTAGGCACCCGGGCCGATTTTGACCCGATCAATCTGCATACCTCCATCCTGCACCGGACCTATGACACCTTCCCGTTCACCGTTAAGGATAAGTTCTTCTATGTCAACCAGAACGGAGAAGTCAAATCCTGGATTGAAACCGACGAATTCAAAAAGGATGCCGCCTTCATGCACGAGCTGTACACCAAGGGAATTACGAATCCTGACATCCTGGTCATGAAGCAGGAGCAGGTAGATGCCCAGCTCGACAGCGGGGAGTGGTTCGTGCGCCTGGGAACCGGCGGAAGCTTGAACGGACTCCAGAAGTACAACCCGGATGCTACGGTAGACGATATCGGAGTGGTGTGGTTTAACCCGGAAAAAGAGTATCTGCGTCCCCTCTCCTTCAAGAACGGAAATGCCGTGCCGGCGAACATTAAGCATCCCGAGGCCGCCGTTAAATTTATGGATTGGATGCTGGCCAGCCAGGATAACTATGACCTGGTTCAATATGGCATCGAGGGTGAGCACTACACCAAAGATGGCGACAAAGGCTTAAAGCCGATCAAAGACCCGAACAACAATAATAATCCGCGGTACAGAGGCTCTGATTCGCAGAACGGCAATGTGAACTTTATGCGCTTTGACCCGGAGAGCAGTATTCCTGAGAATAACAAGGTCTTATTCGAGCCTAATCAGAGTGCAGTCAATAGTATTGCAGCCAATTTTATTTTTGACCCGACGAATGTAAGAACCGAATACACCAATATTCTCTCCGAAGCTTCAGCCAGCATCACGCCAATTTATATGGGGGTGCTGGACTATGACAAGGCCTTCCCCGAAGCGCTGGATAAAATGAAGAAGGCGGGTCTGGACCAGGTTGTTGCGGAATACCAAAAGCAGTTTCAGGAATATAAATCTTCTCTTCACTAAAAAGTGCTGCTAGAATAAAGGAGTG
The window above is part of the Paenibacillus sp. FSL H8-0048 genome. Proteins encoded here:
- a CDS encoding extracellular solute-binding protein; the protein is MRKSYATLLAVVLALSTLVGCGKADNASPGANGESNASSPNAEKANSSEVVKIKYVVPGTEPKDYQKVFQKVNEKLAADGVGVAVEKIFIPWDAWDQKLNLMLSTGEEFDLFHVMQDRTPFSNYYTRGALADISEEIEKYGANLKKNIPEDIFSGATIGGKYYIVPSYWVEMASEGQFNIRRDILRENNLQEPTTPAELISAWEAVMKNWKGKNKPYLGTRADFDPINLHTSILHRTYDTFPFTVKDKFFYVNQNGEVKSWIETDEFKKDAAFMHELYTKGITNPDILVMKQEQVDAQLDSGEWFVRLGTGGSLNGLQKYNPDATVDDIGVVWFNPEKEYLRPLSFKNGNAVPANIKHPEAAVKFMDWMLASQDNYDLVQYGIEGEHYTKDGDKGLKPIKDPNNNNNPRYRGSDSQNGNVNFMRFDPESSIPENNKVLFEPNQSAVNSIAANFIFDPTNVRTEYTNILSEASASITPIYMGVLDYDKAFPEALDKMKKAGLDQVVAEYQKQFQEYKSSLH